Sequence from the Pseudopipra pipra isolate bDixPip1 chromosome 16, bDixPip1.hap1, whole genome shotgun sequence genome:
cccacacctcTGTAATACAGAGCAGATTGGGGAAAAAACAGGTTTTTTCACACAAACCCTGGGGAGTCACTACCACTCGAGTCCCAGAAAGACAGAGGAGCCTCCACCTGCtgtttgctgtttattttagcagagagaaaaatactgtgGACAAGAGGCATTTTGCATAACTTAACAGAAAATAACACTTTTCCTTCACAGATCAACAGGCAAAAACACTTCCTACACATGGCTATTTTTTGGTGCTAACAGTTTGATGTACTGGTAAAATCATGGGCTTCCTCTAATACGCTGTGATAGTTAATCTGAAACCCAAAACCAGACTTAGGCTTGGGGGGCTCCTTTGCTGTTGAACGTAGCTCCCATCGCTGTCGAGTGCCGGGTTCACCCCCAGGGCACTCCCAGGAGGGATTTTACAGCCAGGGACTGTCTGGGGATGCCAGGCAGTCCCATGGCTCTCACAATCCATGCCATGTCCTGACTTCTCTTCCCTGGCATGGCTGGAGAGGTGACCCAAAATGAGGGGGAGcacgggcagcaccagcagcctcAGTCCAGGGCCAGCGAGGGGATCTTGCAGACGAAGGGGAAGGCTCTGCCACAGGCATTGTCATTCCAGGAGCGCAGTGctaccccccaaaaaaacccagacattaGCTGAAAAAAGGCACAAGGAAGTAACTACATACCACCCTTGGGACCAGGACCTCCTGCCATTATGGGAGGCTTTCCCTGGGTGTGCTCCCATTTGCACCACTCCCAGCCATGCCCCCTCCCAGCATTCCCCTCCCCATCTGTAGGGGATCCTGGGCCCCAGCTTGGACATGGTAGTGAAGGAGTAGCTGCAAACACAGTCCTGCACCCCCAAAATATATCAGGAGGCTGCCCGTGGACAGGGCATTTATGTATGTCTGGGGGTCTGGACACAACTGACTGGTCTCACTGGCAGTGAAGATGTGAAGTGGAATTTTTGCACAGGCAGGGTCTTGTCCCACTTCAGCAAGACTCCCTGGCCTGagcgtgggagagaaaaggtgGCAAACCAATGGGTGTTTCCATGAGCCTCCCATGTGGGACAGGAAATGGGAAAATTTGACCTTTGGCTAAATTTGGTAATTCTTCAAGGCAGCTGatgttcctgccctgctgctgctaTGGGAGAGGGAGATGGGCTGTGAGCAGTGGGAAAACGagtatgtctgtgtgtgtgtgtgtatgttcaCGGTGAAAAGGGAAGATATACCCCTTCTCTGTAacgaagaaagaaaataagactaaaaaattgaaatgaaatcctctgcctgcctccaaactcttcagaaaagcaGGAGCTGCGGTGCATTGAATTTACTGACATGCAAACAACGCTGAAGGTGCCCTCAGTACCCAGTGCAGCACTCACCACTGCTGTGTCTGTACCAGATCTGCACACAGTCCTCCTCCTCCGGGATGGAGTGGATCCCGTCGTCAGGCTGACTGCCATCCCAGTAGTGGTAGTCGTAGGAGGAGCCGTCTGTCCACTCGAAGTGACCCTCCTGGCATGGGATGGGTGGAGAAAGGCTGCCACCACAGACCCACGACTGCAGAGGGTGAGGGGCCcactcccttggagaccccatctccatccccagtGCCACACAGCCCAGGGACATGGGGAGAGACTGTCACTACTCAGCAGAGGCCAAACACCTTATTTGGGTTTTATAACTGAAAACTTCCAAGGACAGCCCCAGAATTCACAGTGTTCTCACCAGAGGAAGCCCAGAAATTAAAtccataatttcttttttaacaccCCCACCCAATTCTgtgttccttttcctctttcttttccattcctttCTCAGTATCTATGAAAAATTTGCTGACACGGGACTGTTCTCCTGATGGTCTCgatttttctttctaacataTTAGACTATATATTTCCAACATGTCAGCTTTGAAAAGTCACAGAGTATCACAAGAGAGCAATGGAACTTGGTGATTTTTGACACTGGAGACCTTTTCAGTTTATTTGCTCTTCTCGAACAAGCAGTACAATACTCTTTCTATTAATCCAgtaataaaatatgaataattattaattatttatattcatGTTAGTAGCACTTTTAAAAGCAGACTGGAAGGGAAGAAATGACAACTTTCTCCATGCACTGCACAACAGATCCTATGCCACCACCTGGTTAATGGGGTTCTAaggggcaaaagagaaaaccaagTGGCTCTACAGGGGGAAAACACAGAGAGGTGAATTTTTCAAAGCCATTTCCCACACAATTTCAGAGCTCTCACCTCACGCAGGTCGTTGAGTCCCGTCCAGATGTCGGTGGGGATGCCGGGCACGCGGCTGTTCACCAGGTCGTACACAAACACGTTTTCTTCCCAGCTGGCAAAACAGAGCAACACGGAGCCATCGAGGGGGTATGTCAGCAAATGGTCAGGAGCGCCCCTAAGCATTCCCCCTACCACTGGACCCATGGCCAAATGGGTCCCTCTCTTCTAATTAGTACTTTCCTGGGTCTAGGCAAGAGGAGTTGGTGAGAGCTCACAGAGAGGGAATGAGAGAAAAAGCCTGTGTAATCATATTGCACTTCCATCCCtttttaaagagtaaaaaaCACGGTTTGTGGAAATTTAGGGAATACTATGTCAGTTCTCCTGCCAGTCCAGGAACAGACATTTTCTATATCACCTTTGTGTGCCCAGTGCATCAGACTTGACCAGGTCGCTGCTGCAGAAGGATGCTTAGGCTGGAACACGAGGCTACAGCTGACAGAGAGATTGTGCTGTGGGAATGGGACTTTGttcccattttccttcctccccatgCTGTGATGACATGTTTCTGCACCCCTCACCTGTGGATGGAGGCCAGCTTGGCTGATCTGATGCCAATGGAGAACTCAGCACAATAGAGGTCGGCTTCAGCCCAGGTTTTGTTGATGGGGAAGTACCGGTAGCAGTGACCTTCGTACTCCGTCCAGAAGAGCGGGCAGGAGTAGGCGTGGACAGGCTCTGGCAtggctgggggcagagcagaAGACAGCTGGTGGTGGTGAGGCAGCATTGCCAGGCAGCTGAGCAGGCAGTggaggcagcagtgcccagccctgctcccccacCTCATGCAGGCAAGTAACCACCAAAAACACACATGGAAAAACCAACCACTGCGGGCACTGTACAAAAGtttacaaaagcaaaaccacattTTCCACAAGTTGTGGGCTTCTCAGTTTTAGCATCTGCCTAAACCAGGAGGGATATTCCAAGCCAGCTTGACATCATTTTCAAAGAGGGTGCTTAAAATAAAGGCACTAACATTTGCTACTGGGGAAACCAAGATAAGGGCTCCTCTCATCTCTATCAGGCACCACCAGAGCCACAGTGCTGGGATGGGAGCTGACAGCCAGGGCTGCGGGGTTATGGCCGTGTTCTGCCCTCCTGCAAGGACAGCCTGCACTTCCTCCCTCCAAGGAAACCCCCtcaccatccctgtccctggatgCAGCCATGCACGTACGCACATGTTGGATTTCAGCCCCATAAATAGCTGGGCGAGGCGCGCGTGCCGCCGGGAGCGGTGCCAGCCTATCTGCCTCCCACCACGAGATAAGAGCTGGGGCCACGGAGCTGCTCATCGTCCCTTGACACTTTTCAGCACAGTGGGGAAGTTGCCCCAAAAGAGGCCATTGTGGGGGCAGGATGTCTTTCTGGAGCCTTCACAGTTGCCGCTGTGTAAACACGGCAGTGGCGTTAACATGTTGCTCTGATCTCCTCCGTGCCTGCTCCCTGTCACGGATGGGGAGGATGCAGCacacaccacaccccccccaGCATGAACACAGGTGGAACCCCCAAATCTTGGGGCACAGAGGCTTAACTCTCTTAGCTGCTGGTTTTTGAGCCTTGGGGCATTgccagctccccccagccagTTCCCACATCCCCATGGAGTCCTGGTCTGGggtcagagctgctgctggagcgagcggggcagtgggcagggtgggTGTGCAGGGGTTGAGAGCAGACATCAGATGCCATCAAACTATCCAAGCAGGTAACAGGCTCAAGCCTGGAAAAGGTCAGGGTGGTGCTACAGGGCCTCCAGTACTGAGAGGCTGTGGGGAATGGCTTTTCCCAAGGGTGGGGAGAACAAAACCCTGCCAGCGGCAACGAGGGATGTGGCCACAGCAAGTGAAGCAACAGCACAggcaaaaggagaggcaaggtGAATCCAAAGCAGCTGTGTGAGTGTTCATGGAgccaaatccttccctgtgccagtgctggcagctctgggtgataatttcatatttcatcAGCTCTTTCAACAGGGGGATCTCTGAGTGTTCTACAAACAGCCAGCCCCCGGGGGCCCTGCTGTCACAGCTCACTCCCAGGTGACAAACCACAAATGCAatgagcctttttttcctcctgaacaAGGCCAAGTCAACTGCCAGGCTCTGTGGGGCTGTCACCGTATCAATCTGCCTCAGGTCCTCCAGCCATCCCTCCGGAGGAGCtgaggctggaggcagctctgcaccccACAACAACAAACCCTCGAGGCGCTCAAAGGGCTCTCCCATCCTCCTCAGCACTAATTATGGGCTATGGAGGAAAAAGGATAAGGCATGCTGGCCTGGAAGAGCAGCATAGCTTTAGGGGAGGGTGGCCAAATTGTAGCCAGTTCAGTGGCTATGCAGGGTTCAGCTCTCTGGTTCACACCTGGTCATACTTGCATTGGGAAAAGCCTTAGAACAGCCCTAggaaatgcaaattattttattgtagCAATGGAGCAGGACCAGAAACTCTGAGAGCTGATGTGATTCCCCGGGAGTCAAGCACTCCTTCCCTCATGATGCTGGCCAAGGTTCCCAATCTCCACCAAACACaaagcagagcaggggcagagggtCAAACCTACAGGATGAGGCTTCAGCTTCACCACCAGGTCACGGGTGAGACATGTACCCCCattcagggcagggctgggatctgGTCCTGGCTCACGGAGACTCGAGGTTGCTGTTCCTTCTTGTGGAGGGCAGCGAGAGGTCTGCACCAGACAGGCACCACCAGCAACTGGGATTTTATTATAGCACCTCGACAAACTCCTCACCCCTAGCAGCGTGGTGGCAAAATTCACAGGGCTTAtcccagcagcatccccagcaaACGGAGCCTTCACTCCTGAGTGCTAATTGCAGTGGGCGTCCCAGTGTCCTGGCTCAAAGACGGGTCCATCAGCACCCCGACTGCCAGGCAAAATCACCCTCCAGTTTGTTCAGAGCAGCTGAAACCGAGTCAGAAACTGAGACAGTCCTTCTTTGTTATTCCATACTGCTTCCCATTAGGTAGCATTAATTTGACGAGCTTCAGTGAACCAGAGGTGCCTGAAGGAATTTAAGGTTAAATAtaccaaaaaggaaaatatgggAGGTCAGCTTTTAATTAGCATCTCTTCTGTTAGGTCAGGATCAGAGGCTTTGGCTGTCTCTTTGGAGGAGAACTACTGCTCCCAGTTTTACAGGCAGGAACAATTAGGGGAGCTGCTTTATTTGGGGTCTTCGAGGGCTATTTTTAGCAGAAAGGCCATAAGAAATCTGATGTATGGTTGTGAGTATAGGAGCCTACTCATGACTCTATAGGAAACCCTCAAAATCCAAGCCAGATGCTGTGGGTGCTATTTTGATCTAGAAGAGGACAAGGCTAGCATTTTTGGGATATTTGGACCAAATCCTCACTTTTaagcacagcagcaaaacatCACCCCAGCACcatcagctcctctgcacagggcaggagcagcacagccagtgccTGCAGGACAGGGGTTCCTGTTGACCCCAGGTCAGTTCATCCATTTGTCTCCAAATTCCTGGTGAAAAATGATGGCAAGAATCCTTTCTCCCTTTGCTTATCTACAGCGCAACAGTTTTAAGGGCAGGACCATGTTTTAAGGCAGCACCAGCAAAATAGATGTCCAGACTTGGCTAAGGATAAGATTCAGATCAGGCAGCTGTTACtaagaaaagctggaaaacaagTGTTTTTGGAccagaaaaatctctggattTGTGTCAGTGCCAACAAGACTGGagcctttttatttatttactagCTGAGATCCACTGTAGAACCACGAGGAACATCACTTATCAAAATCTTGCAGAAGCTGGCACTGCTCTGCCAAGAAGTTTCACTTCCCCAACTGGCCTCTTTCCAATTagaaaaaattaactgaaaaagtCCTAGCCAGTTTCACAggagtttttttttcattccaggATGCTActggaaaaaccaaaccaaaacaaaacaaaaaaaaccccaaccagcTGTGTGGCTCCCAAACACTCAGCTGGTGAAGAGCAGGTTTGCTCCTGATCAGCTTCATCCCAAGGAGCAATGCTGCCTCACCTCCACAGATCCACAGAGATGCCCATGCAAGGAAGATTCCTGGGGGGCCATGGCTCCATCAAAGGGGTTTAGACAGCAGATCAGGTTAGGTCAGTGCTGACAGCAGATGCTCTTTTTGCTGCAGAGCATCAAAGAGCTCCATTTCATCAACAGCTGACAGCTCACCAAAAAGTTTAGGGGTGTTAGGAGACACCTCACTGAAAGGCATGGTCTTGAGACATCCCCCCTTGGCACATCCACAGGCTAATGCTGCCATCTGACCTGAAAAAGCAAGTGAACCTCTTCAGCTCTTGGCAAGCAGCTGTTTTGGAGGATGTCCAAGAGGTTTGTCTGGAGCTAATGCCAAGGGAGAAGAGCTGGGGAGATCCCTGTCAGGTTGGCTGGACccttcccagggcagagctgcccccagaGCAATAATATCCAAGGGCTGGGATGCTGAGAGCAAGGGATGGGGAGTGgccccagctggcagagctggggctcagGATGAGCATCCTGGTCCTTCCCAACACCAAGCCACCTCTTATCAGCTCAGGCCGTGGGGAGGGCCAGCAGCATGGCTTTACCCTGGCTTGGCACTGCCAGAGCAGTGGGCAGTTATAGGGCATGGGTAAGACAACAGGGTTGGGACAggggacccccaggacccctccaGGATGGCTTCAGGAGAACCTGTCTGTGGCTAGGCTGGGGGGTTCAAAGTGCCAGCTGAGCCAGACCTCCACCCCACCACAGTCTTGACACATCCACTATGTCCTCATTACTGAGTAGACCCAAAGAACAGGTATTAAAAAGGGGAGGTTGTGGGCTGGAGCCTGTGTCAGGGGCTAAGACAGTGCTGTTGTGTGATGTTAGCATGCCTCAGGGCACCCATGGATTTAGAAGCACTGACAAACAATGCCACCTTCATGTTACTTGCAATATTTGTCTTTCATTATCAGATGAAAGAGTCTCACACTGAGTGTCCACGATCGAAGCAAGCAGATCAAGGGAGGGATTTTGGTCTCGTGTGTCTGGGGGTTATATGGAGCTGGAGGGAATAATATCCACTGATGGATGTGAAGCTCATTTAGGCAATATTTCCAcactctgaaatgttttttaagGTGCATATTACAAATCtccaagtaaaatatttaacagcaGTTGAAGCACATTGGAAGGGACATCCTTTCACACCAAGggctttgcttttcaaaatccTCTAATGAAACCAAGCTGGTTTTACAGCTTCAAATCTTCTGCCAGGTATGTTTGGAGTTATAAGGATACAGCCAACACCGGGAGCAGCACTCCTGCAGCTGGCACTGACAGATAGGAGTTATCTcgcagagtttttttccttcttaattaGTTTTGGCAAAGCTCCCACAGATTAGTTGTCTGGCAGGAAAGTTGGGCTTGTATCGATCCTTTTTCTCACGATCTCACTGAACAGCACTTAAGGAGCCCCTTTCTGCTCAAATTCCCAATAAACCTAACATGGTGTGAACAAACTTGGAGCAGCAACTCTCACTTGCACCAACCCCATGTAAAAGTTTGGAAGAAACTTAAGTGACATAGAGGAGTCACCATCACCAAGAgctctgaggggaaaaaggaagataaGGAGGAATCCCATCCTTGTGGACACTTTTCACACACAGTAAGTGTGAAAAAATTAACGGGGAGCCCTGGtggccacagccctgcacccctCACACGTGTGCCTTGTGCAGTGATTCCTGCAGTCCCCGCAGGACCCACAGCAGGGCCACGGCCCCGAGCCACCTCATGGTGTTGGTGAAGAGCAGACAGTGACACACAGAAACAAAGCCAGCCCAGAGAGACTTTCAGCATCCCGAGGAGAGGGACCAGGGCTGCCCTTCTCACGTCCCCATGGCAAAGAAGAAAGTTGATTTCCAAGAAAGTCAGGGATttctggagcaggcagagcaggggagagCCAGCTGCCGGCCCCGCGGGAGGCACACGCGCTCCTTCCCTGCCGCAGCCAGCGCCCATTAAATCACCTTCACCCcgcgccgcagccgccgccgggCACTCACTCACCTTGACTGATTTTGATGTTGGTCTGGGGGAAGGCGTGGGCGGCCAGCAGGGCGGCGGCCAGCAGGGCGCACAGCGCCCGCCCGCAGCCCATGGCCGGGCCGCCCGGGCTCCGCTGCCGGGCGCTGGGGTCGCGCTCGGCCCGAGCCCCGCGGGCTATGGGGGCGGCCGCCGGCCGGGGCGGATATAGGGGCCGCGCCGCCCCCTCCCCCGAGCAGCGGCTCCTCCGCAGCCCGCCCCCGGCTGAGCCCGGCCCCGCTCAGCGCATCCCAGACGGGACCCGCGCCCGGGGCGCGCCCCCAGCCCGCCCCCGGCTGAGCCCGCCCGCGCTCAGTGCATCCCAGACGGGGACTCGGACCCGGACCCGTGCCCAGGGCGCTGCTCCCAGCCCGGCTCGGGGTACACGCTGCTCCCAGAGAGCCATTGTCACCCTCCGGAGCTGCAGGCGAGCAAGGACATTTCCCCTCCTCGCCCCTGCAGCCGCATCCCGGGTTGATATGCAGTGTCCCCATCCCGCGGCGCCGCGCCGGCTGCGTCCCTCGGGATGCTGGCGGAGGGGACTCTGGGCAGCCCGTCACCTCGAGGGAGTGACAAATGGGACCTTCTGCCTGCGGGCAAGGCCGGCAGAGAGCGGGCAGGGGCGGCGGGAGGGCGAGGGCTGTGCTGACAtcggggagcggcggcggccggcACCGGGCACCTGaggaggcactgggagagggtcccagggctgcagggcagaCGGGTGTAATACATTAATGACCCATTTTGTGttgttcttttcttgttttggttttgggggtttttttgttgatgttgtggtttgggtttttgtttgtttgtttttttccttcgtttggtttgtttgttttttacccAGAGCAAGGCACTACAACAGCCTGGAAGAGGGAACCCCCAGCTGTGCCCGGGGCTCCAAGGCTATTTCAGAAACGCACACAGTGCCCATCTGCCAGGTCTGTGCTGGGTCCATGCAGTcctgaaacagcagaaaaccTGGTATGAGACAGCACTCTGTATCATTAATAGCCAATATTATCCAGCATGTCTCCTTCCTGTGGTCAACATTTGGTTGGACATAAACTtcatggttttaaaaatattgtataaAGTCCTTTCCTAACTGTGGCAGTGGTAAGGGAAAGAGCGCAGACACAAGTACTATAAAATTTTGTGGCCCTGTTCCATTTCCAATTTATGCCTTAAATCAGCATTGAACAAAGTGCTTAGGAACACACTcaatgctgttccctttttatTCTTAGCTACCAATTaaaatattcagcattttttGGGACTTCAGTTGGGATGACCATTTTTAGAGGCAAGATTCAAATACAAACAATTGGGAGTGATGGGAGGCCTTCAGTACAATAAAGCATCCAGACTTACTCCAGAGACAGTAACTCATTCAATCAATTTTCTATATTAAGTTTTCTTTGCATTAAATAAAGCCTTTTAAGAACACCTCCCCCTCACTTGCATACATTGATCTGAAACTATATGGCTCAAGGAAAAGCTTATTGCTACAGCAGACCACTAAAAATGAAGGAATTGAGATTATTAGAAGTCAAGGCATGCCTTCTCCCTTCTTTCCTGTGTGTCATCCCCAGATAAAACCAGTGTTATAAACAACTTTCAGCAAACTATGGAACAAAAATCTTTTGAGTATATTAATCTATTTCCAAAGCACAGATGTTCAGGGAGGAGAGATCCTGAATAATTTTTATCCTGTTTCTAACAACAGACCCATGGCAGCAGCATCCCCCTAGTGCAGGTGGGAGCACCGAGCCCCCCGTGCTGCTGCCCCtgagcctggcacagcagctgggcACCAGCtttgctcccagcactgggacagcACAAGCACGTTAAGCACACAGTGCCAGCTGGAGTTGCAGCTGCACTTTGTGTTACCTTCCAATTTCACCAACCATGAGATGTGCTTCACCTGCTGGgtgcagccctgggaacaggTCTCAGTGATTCAGCCCTCACACTCCTCTCGCTTCCCATCCTGTGTTCTGATTGCCCTGCAGGTCGGGAGCTCCTCAGTGTGTTTCCATCCTGCTTTTATTGACCTTTCCTCTGGGTTCCCTCACCAATTTTTGGCGTCCTCTGTACGTGACAGCCCCCTCCCTGTGAAACAGATACCTCACAACTCCGAGGACAGACTCGGGGCTAGAGTACCTTCTGTTCACATTTCATCCCCAGTGTTGAGCAAAGCACATGGCTGGGCTCAGATCAGCTCCCATGGAGCTCGTGCTGCTGCCCACAGGCTCCAGATGGAAGAATATTAATGTCCACAGCAGTAACTGCTGAAACCACAGCCCCTTGTCTGAGCCTTTTTGACTTTTCATAGAAGGAGATCTTCCTTCTACAGCATGTGTTTGCCCAGAACTCCTCATGGGGTCCCTCTCCATTGTGATTTATTGATGAGACAAACCAGGAGGAAGCCAGAGAACTGTCGACCTCACTGCAGGACAGAGGAGGAACTTCACCTTGCAGAGGGGCAGGTTAGATCCAAAACATGCTCAGAAAGAAgatgcccagccctggagccaccactgccccactgctgtgtgctgccaacacagagcagctcccagttCATCTACAGTGAGGAACAAGGGGGTAACCATCAATGTTTTGGCTTTTCTTCTGCCATAAGCATAACTGAGGGAGCTCAACAGAAAGGTGAATTCTGCCAACAGGTATCACCCCAGTCTACGCGGCACAATTaaatagaattttattttcaataaatataCAATCTGCATCATACCAGACAATAtgctgtgaaaaaataaaatgtacagaAGCAACCAACAGGACAGCTTGACCGTAACTAAGTTCGCTTGGTGACCTGGAGAACTACCAGGGTTAACACACACAACACAGAAAGAGCCACTGCAGTCTGTGAGAGAACTAAAATTGTGTATTTTGGGTCTTCTTAACCGCAAAAGTCCCTGCAGGAGGTTTCTTTTGCACAGCACAAGTTTGGAAAGATGCGAGCTGGTTTTCCCGGTACAAATGGTAttggaaatgtttattttgctaTATCATCACTGTATCTACTACACACACAGACTGCTATCGAGAGTGGCAGGTCTCACTGCTGACGGGACATCAGATCCATCTGACGTGGGGCCGCACAGCCACACGTGTGCCCCGGCACACAAACGCACGCACTAACAGGAGCTTAATTCTGTTAAAACTAGTACAAGGACAAAACTGGAGTCAGAATCGATTTCACCACAGGTtctactgtttaaaaaaatactctaGCCTAATTACCACGTTCACCAACGAGAGCACATGGGTACTTATATCTCTGAGAGGATGAGCCATGGATTTGGACTGGAAGGACAGCAGAGGCAACTCCCAACTCCTCCACCCACTCTGCGCTCACCATGGCACCTCCACGTGCAGCCCATGCCGCCCGGCCACGCGCTCCGCCACGCGGGATGCAAACAGCTGAGCGGTGCCGGGGGCAAGCAGCGAGAGGTCTGGCCCCAGGGGAACAGCCAGGACCCGGTGGGACATGGTTCACAGACGCCAGTGCGGCCAGttgggtgctggcagctgcttcaatccaacagagctgctgtggggtgTGTGTAGGGTGTGAGGTGGGGTGTTTTGGTCATTGGTTTATTGTTTTATCTTGTCCGCCTGCTTGGTCTGGCTGCCGTTCGTCTCCCACCTCATGTCACCTCCAGGGATGCCGGGGAGACGCGGTCGCACTCCTCCCGGGACCGCAGGCTGTGCCACTGCTCCACGGCCGTCCGGTGGGCGTTCAGCATCCGGCACCAGTGGTTGGACTCGGGGGCACCTGTCGAGTACTGCCCGATCACGATCCTCCCAATGAAGTCATTGCTGCTCTTCACGTTGTGCCCGTACACTGGGGAGAGCAGAAACAGAGACTGGTCAAGACAAAGGCACTGCTCGTCCACCCAGAGCCCTGCCCCAGGAAACCAAATATCCCCCACATGTCCCCTCACACTGTGTGCCAGATGCCGGCATTTTTGGTATGTGACTCGGCACCTCAAAAATGTTAGAGACCAAAACaggaaggaataaaataagCTGTACTACCAACTAAAATACAATTCAAATAAGCAAAACACAGATCCACAGTTATGGAATTTAGCAAGAACAGGTCAAGTAGAATCAtacagtggtttgggttggaagagacctcaaagatcatccagttccagctcccctgccataggcagggataccatccactagagcaggttgctcaaagcccttcGTGTCTGGCCTTGAAGCAGAATTACATCATGTAAAGAAGTGCCAAAAGCTCTGCCTGGGCATCGTGAAATGACAAAAGCAACCGTGCGACCTGTGCCTGGGGAAATGCAGAAGCAGCATCTCACACTCTCCTCCTCCAAATGCACGTGACCCAAACCGCTCCAGTGCTAATCGACAGCCTTCCCGACTGGAAAACAGGAACTACACACGTCCAGGCTGTCAGCAGGATGTTTACACGGAAAAGATTTGCCATAATTATCACTGCAGCTACTTGTTAGAAGACCAGGAAAGAAACTGAGGGAGAGACATCAACTCCACACCCCATCCTTTGGATTAGCCCAGTCTCCTGGAACAAAAGGCAAACCCTAATGATGGGCCCGATCCTGGGAAAGGCTGAACACTCCCACTAGACAGGAGCAAAAGCACTTTGTGTGCTACGAATTGAAGTCCTGCTTTGGCTCATTAGAAAGTTGAATAAAAAGTCTTTGCAAGCTGAAGCCAGGATATCCACAGGCACTGGCTGGAATATTAAGGATTAAAAAATCTCCCCAGGAAAGAGAGGGATTTTTAAGAACAAATGTCTGCAGGAGATCCAAATCCAGCCAGGCTTGCCCAGCAAGAGCATGTTCAGTGTGGAGTGGAGCTgtgagcccagcactgccatcgctgcccctgccagcagcaccagctccccagggctgctggaaaCCAGCACTGGCAGCAAAGCTACATCTGGGATCCCTCACAGCACACCCTTCCAGGCAGAGAGGACACCGAGCACTATGCACTTGACCCCACTTTTAGTGGGGCACCTTTGTCAAGGCTGCATATTTCCTATTATAATACACCCCACAATTGATTAATGTTACTTTAATGTGGCACTTCATCACCTCCACGCTCTGCAAAGGCTTGTTCCTCATCACTGCACCAGTCTGGGATCTTATTCCCTGGGTGACTCAGGCACCACCTGCCAGTGCAGTCCCAAAATCAAGCTGAGCAAGGTTACATCTCACTATATCCCTTCCAACA
This genomic interval carries:
- the CLEC19A gene encoding C-type lectin domain family 19 member A is translated as MGCGRALCALLAAALLAAHAFPQTNIKISQAMPEPVHAYSCPLFWTEYEGHCYRYFPINKTWAEADLYCAEFSIGIRSAKLASIHSWEENVFVYDLVNSRVPGIPTDIWTGLNDLREEGHFEWTDGSSYDYHYWDGSQPDDGIHSIPEEEDCVQIWYRHSSALRSWNDNACGRAFPFVCKIPSLALD